CTTCTAACTCGGCGTTTCTGCGCGTGGCCTTCTCAATTTCCATTTCCTTTTCCCTCAATCTCCTGGCTATTGATTCCTCCGCTGCTCCTAATAGTGCACGGTAGTGCCGCTGTCTTTTCTCTGCTAATGTGCGCCTCAGCTGCTCTCCCTGCATAAAGCGAAATCTTCTCGTTCATTTATGCacagccataaaaaaaaaaatctgcccCACCTGAGAAGAGAGAATTTTGGTACCTGGGCTTGAAGGAATTGATCAATTTCATCTCGTTGCCGTTTGATTTGGATGGAGAAATCTTCTGATGATAACGATAACAGAGCAGAGGATTGACATGCACCGGTGCCAAAATTCTGCTGTTGGTAATGATGATTCTGTTGCTGTTGGTCACCAAAAGATAAACGGAGGCCAGTAGACACGACATTTGGATTTGGTTGAGGCTGATGATGACGATGATTGTGGAGTTGAGAGAGGTCTATTAACTGAGTTGTTGACTGAGGCTGAGGCTGAGATTGCATACAGAACTGATTGATTGTTGTGGTTGTAGCTGGAGTACCTGCTGGCGCTGCTCTTCCTCGCTTGCGTTGATTATTGCCACCTGCGTCAAATTTGATGTTATcagatttatatttatatataaatataaaaactttgcATGAATTTTCCAATCAATGTTGGTATTCGAAATTACGAAGAATCCCACTGAAATCAAAGCATCGATTAAGAGGACTGCGCTAATCAGGTACCTCCATTGTTGAGTAACATAGAGGATTGATCAAGATATCCTCCAGGCTGTGGTTGCAATGAATAATCCTGACCCTCTTGCCCGTTTCTATATACAAAAGAAGGAAATGAAGGAAGGATTAATTAGAGGAAGATTTGGAAATGCAGAGAGAGatttaaaggatttttttaaagaaagcaAATTACCTGTTTAGGAGGAGGATATTAGAGGGATACTGAGCTTGGACAGCCATTATAGATTATCAATTGATAACAGCAGCGAGATAGGCCAAGGTTGAGACTTGTGAGAGAAATGAATAGGTTGCAGTAAAGCTATAAATATGTGTTTCTGAGCTGGTCGTGAATATGTATAGAAGGTAAAGAAAggtgggagagagagagaggtatgGAGCAACTGTGATGAGCAATGAACGCTAGCACATACGAAGAATGAAAAGATGCCCCTCAAGCTAAGGCAGACTCTTCAATGAGAGGAAAACGAACGGGACATAGAATTGCACTAGTCCAGCAACAACTAGTTCTCAGAATCGAGAATCGAGAATCggaaaaaagaaggagaaagagaatcaatgaaagaatcaagaaatataattatgttatatcgaggaggaggagagaccaccaccaccaccaccaatacGCACTAGCACTAGCTAGATAATAGTAATCTTCATCATCACTTAAACCCGTTTATATCCCGATCATCCTCATcatctttttcttggttttgatttACCTTGTAGGTCTATGCTTTGTATTTTCTTCTGGTGTTATATatccttctttctttcccttctgTCTCTCTTTAGATACAAGGTGGATGGAtggaaagagagggagagatgcGATTGGAACGAATCAGTCCAAGAGAGAGACACCTTATTCTGCTCTTTCTTTCATTGTTTTGTTGGCTTTGCCTTTGCTTAATTCCCTCCTCATCTTCGCGTGGGGCTGGCTTTTCTTCGAGGGAAGTCTCGTGTTTGTCACCACCAACACCAATACTACTCctacttatttaatttatttgtcctTCTTTctactatttatatatttaaacattttattttcttttttactttatttttttcccaccAGAAAGAAAGCAACCTTGATAACTGTAAcgttgtatttttatctttgttttctaagaaaaaagatggaaagCTATTAATAAATGTGTGGAGAGGTTGATAAAATCAATGGTGGTGGTTAAATGGGACGATGCGCAGTTGTTGTAAGGTCGAGGGGTGTGTGTTCATCAGCACTCTCCTcggttgttaaaaaaaaataaaaaattaggatatttatttaatatagcTATATATACCcagatatatattattattctttattctacatcaaataataaatattattcaaaaattcatatcaATGGATAATACATGTAGAgtataaacataataaaaatctgatttttagaTATTCATTATCATCCCTAACCTAATTTGTATAGTTGcctcgattttatttttgtatttttattttgtttttgccgCATGCTTCTCTAGCTAGCTTTCCCAACAATCgcaatttttttcccctttcaatctattttattttttatttttatttttctctttttaggtTTCTcttttgataagttttttttattaatgagaaatcgTAATTCGAAAGGAAAATCCCATGTACCAAAATAATAGAGTTTaatctcatatatatatttcaaaaaaagtaTCTTGGTTAACTTAGCTTTGGGGGTTTTGGTAGCACCAAATTCATGGTTCTAGGTTCAAGGATTTGCTTTGAAACGGAGCACCTCTTTTATTTCTCCTCCTTGTTGCTTTGTTGTCAACCCAAATCATTTCACTATCTTATCGTCTTTTTATATTGCACAAATGAAAGAACTAAAGTAATCAAATACAATGGACCTATTCAGCCATGAACACATCGCTTCGGGATGGGTGGCATGGATCATGGATTTAAACATTGTATTTGGCGTTGTTCATCATTGAAAATTCTATTATCTCACCCTTAtttatggttttcttttcttgttttcataCTTATCttagaaaatatagaaaaagatCACAGTTACCTCCAAACAAATTGCAAGATTGTTggctcttttttcttcttttttttttcttttcaaatggtTGGTGATTGGTAAGTTTTCTCCCCCTCAGACTACATCAAACTACTATTTTCTAGCCTTTATGCACCTTGATTTGAGGATGCGAATGAGGAGAGCAGGTTTTCAAAATGCGCACagattatgaataataatataaatatttatgagaTTTACAGTTTCTCGAACTAATAATtgaaaaggtaagaaaaaaaaaaggatcacaACTCAACTTCAatgttttttcatctttttatatcaataaactgtcgtaacaaaatccaaaatctcAAAGACTCCAATTTTGAAaggaaatatattatttatccatccataaaaaaaggttttttctataaaaatattgctctcattctattttttgttttcatctatTTGAATAATTACAAAGAGCTTAGATTGAGCGAAATCAAaccttcaaatataaattattgctGGGATTCATAAGAGGGATAGTTGAACTAGCTAGTTTACACGATAAACATGTTTTTAGAGGATCTTcactcttcctcttcctcttcctttttttttttttttttaatctagaggATCTTTAATTAGTTTGCCGCTCCATCTCCTTATTTTTTACtgtaaaaatgaattaaattgtaAACTATAAAAACATGCAAGTTTTACTCTTCTTGTAACAACTCAAACCTCTTATTTTTCCCTTGTAAAGGTCATGAAGAggcatgtaaaattaaaaaaaaaaaaaagaagaagaagaagaaaaagaaaggaagccGGGGGCAACTGACAaagagcatatatatatatatatatttcgaatgacaagaaagaaaaatatagagaGGGGGACATATCGAGTGAGCCACACAAGAAAAGTTAAGTTTGTAGAGGTGATCTTCTTCAAAACCAAGAATGGGGTGATAAGGAAAGAGGGAAGCCaccaaaaaagagaaggaaaggagAGGAAATGTGAAGGAGAGTGCTTCGTCTTTGTCTCTCATTTGGCCCCACCCCATGTAAGGGTCGGCTTTATTACCTCTTCGTCTCCTCTAATCAATTCTCTCCTATCCTAGTAATTCAATCCACCACggcaatatatttttgtttccatTAAAACTCTCTAACGCCCAACTGAGacccattgtttttttctcaccaTTAACGCATCCTTTAG
This region of Populus alba chromosome 3, ASM523922v2, whole genome shotgun sequence genomic DNA includes:
- the LOC118062956 gene encoding BOI-related E3 ubiquitin-protein ligase 1 — encoded protein: MAVQAQYPSNILLLNRNGQEGQDYSLQPQPGGYLDQSSMLLNNGGGNNQRKRGRAAPAGTPATTTTINQFCMQSQPQPQSTTQLIDLSQLHNHRHHQPQPNPNVVSTGLRLSFGDQQQQNHHYQQQNFGTGACQSSALLSLSSEDFSIQIKRQRDEIDQFLQAQGEQLRRTLAEKRQRHYRALLGAAEESIARRLREKEMEIEKATRRNAELEARATQLSIDAQVWQAKVRTQEVTAASLQAQLQQAIINGGLAQDSRRGDDGIGCPGGVEGQTQADDAESAYVDPDRVTVVPGGPSCKACRKRMASVVLLPCRHLCVCTECDQVVPACPLCHHVRNNSVEVFLC